A single region of the Populus nigra chromosome 2, ddPopNigr1.1, whole genome shotgun sequence genome encodes:
- the LOC133682414 gene encoding F-box protein MAX2, whose translation MASSSMSMAATMNDLPDVILSIIFSSVSDTRTRNSLSLVNRKFLALERSTRTSLTLRGKARDIYMIPTCFRSVTHLDLSLLSPWGRSDLLSTASSVPLLLAQRLRLAFPLVTSLTVYARSPSTLHILLPQWPNLSHVKLIRWHPRSSSPHLGNDVVPLFEHCQALSSIDLSSFYYWTEDIPPVLQAYPSVSKALTCLDLLTVSLTDGFKSEEIQAITAACPSLTRFLLVCIFDPSYFGCVGDETLLAIVANCPRLRVLHLVDKASLGSTRGEPEDDGYTREDARITKVGLVDFFTGLPLLQELVLDFYQNVRDSALALEALHSKCPELKLLKLGQFHGICMAIESQLDGVALCSSLVSLTIKNSADLTDMGLIEIGRGCCNLARFEVEGCKKITMKGMRTMASLLHKTLIEVKISCCKNLNAVASLRSLEPIQGRIERLHFDCVWEGLEEDGGILCFDLNEGLCQSVEHEYGSKRKKSKYSSDPDSSSSCMQSNGNGMFSKSWDRLKYLSLWIGAGVLLTPLPMAGLYDCPNLEEIRIKVEGDCRTGHKPSQREFGLSCLAYYPRLSKMQLDCSDTIGFALTAPSGQMDLSLWERFFLNGIGNLSIYELDYWPPQDRDVNQRSLSLPGAGLLAECLAMRKLFIHGTAHEHFIMFLLRIPNLRDVQLREDYYPAPDNDTCTEMRVGSCSRFEDALNRRQILD comes from the coding sequence ATGGCCAGTTCCAGTATGTCTATGGCTGCTACCATGAACGATCTGCCGGATGTGAttttgtcaattattttttcatcagtCTCTGACACACGAACCCGAAACTCACTCTCCCTGGTTAACAGGAAATTTCTAGCTCTAGAGAGATCCACCCGCACCTCCCTCACTCTCCGTGGCAAAGCGCGTGATATCTACATGATCCCTACCTGTTTCAGATCGGTGACGCACCTCGACCTCTCTCTGCTCTCTCCTTGGGGCCGTTCTGATCTCCTATCCACCGCCTCCTCCGTACCTTTACTCCTCGCCCAACGTCTACGCCTGGCCTTCCCTCTAGTCACCTCCCTCACCGTTTATGCTCGATCTCCCTCCACTCTTCACATCCTCCTCCCTCAGTGGCCTAATCTGAGCCATGTCAAGCTCATCCGTTGGCATCCACGCTCCTCGTCCCCTCACCTTGGAAATGATGTAGTCCCTTTGTTTGAGCACTGCCAGGCTCTTAGTAGCATCGACCTTTCCAGTTTTTATTACTGGACTGAGGATATCCCTCCTGTTTTGCAAGCCTATCCCTCTGTGTCCAAGGCCTTGACATGCTTGGATCTCTTAACTGTCTCTTTGACTGATGGTTTTAAGTCTGAGGAGATTCAGGCAATCACTGCAGCTTGTCCTAGTCTAACCAGGTTCCTTCTTGTTTGTATTTTCGATCCAAGTTACTTTGGATGTGTTGGTGACGAGACCTTGCTAGCGATTGTTGCTAACtgtccaagattaagggttttgCATCTTGTTGATAAGGCTTCCTTGGGGAGCACTAGAGGGGAACCTGAAGATGATGGGTACACAAGGGAGGATGCAAGGATCACTAAAGTGGGGCTGGTGGACTTCTTTACTGGCCTTCCTCTTTTACAAGAGTTGGTTCTAGATTTTTACCAGAATGTAAGGGATAGTGCGTTGGCTTTGGAAGCGCTTCATTCGAAGTGTCCTGAGTTGAAGCTGCTTAAATTGGGGCAGTTTCATGGGATCTGTATGGCCATTGAGTCCCAGCTTGATGGGGTTGCCTTGTGTTCAAGCCTGGTGTCCTTGACCATAAAGAATTCGGCAGATTTGACGGACATGGGGTTGATTGAGATTGGTAGAGGATGCTGTAATTTGGCGAGGTTTGAAGTCGAGggatgcaagaagattacaatGAAGGGAATGAGGACAATGGCTTCATTGCTCCATAAGACTCTGATTGAGGTCAAAATATCTTGTTGCAAGAACCTTAACGCGGTAGCGTCTCTGCGATCTCTTGAGCCTATTCAGGGTCGAATTGAAAGGCTACACTTTGATTGTGTCTGGGAAGGTTTGGAAGAGGATGGTGGTATCCTCTGTTTTGACCTCAACGAAGGCCTTTGTCAAAGTGTCGAGCACGAGTATGGCAGCAAAAGGAAGAAGAGCAAGTATTCTTCGGATCCTGATTCTTCATCCTCCTGTATGCAAAGCAATGGAAATGGAATGTTTAGCAAGTCTTGGGACAGGCTCAAGTACCTTTCTCTATGGATTGGTGCCGGTGTGCTTTTGACTCCATTACCAATGGCTGGCCTGTATGATTGTCCTAATTTGGAGGAAATCAGGATAAAGGTCGAGGGAGACTGCAGAACTGGGCACAAACCATCACAGCGTGAATTTGGATTAAGCTGCCTTGCTTATTATCCTCGACTGTCAAAGATGCAGTTGGATTGTAGTGATACAATAGGTTTTGCATTAACTGCGCCATCTGGGCAAATGGATTTGAGCCTGTGGGAGAGGTTTTTCTTGAATGGGATCGGGAATTTAAGCATATATGAGCTTGATTATTGGCCACCACAAGATCGGGACGTAAATCAAAGGAGCCTGTCACTCCCAGGAGCAGGGTTGCTTGCAGAATGTCTTGCAATGAGGAAGCTTTTCATACATGGAACAGCTCATGAGCATTTCATCATGTTCCTCCTAAGAATCCCCAATCTGAGAGATGTGCAGCTGAGGGAAGACTATTATCCAGCACCAGATAATGACACGTGCACTGAGATGAGAGTTGGTTCATGCAGTCGTTTTGAAGATGCATTGAACAGGCGTCAGATCCTCGACTGA
- the LOC133682206 gene encoding protein LIGHT-DEPENDENT SHORT HYPOCOTYLS 10, producing MSRERGKDIAEGSSENQQPATPSRYESQKRRDWNTFGQYLKNQRPPVPLSQCNSNHVLDFLRYLDQFGKTKVHLQGCMFYGQPEPPAPCTCPLRQAWGSLDALIGRLRAAYEENGGTPETNPFANASIRVYLREVRDYQAKARGIPHKKKKKQQISSKGNDESSSAMQFS from the coding sequence ATGTCCAGAGAAAGAGGAAAGGACATAGCTGAAGGATCTAGCGAGAATCAACAGCCAGCAACTCCTAGTCGTTATGAGTCACAGAAGAGAAGGGACTGGAACACTTTTGGGCAGTACTTGAAGAACCAGAGGCCTCCAGTGCCTCTTTCTCAGTGCAATAGCAACCATGTCCTAGATTTTCTTCGATATCTTGATCAGTTTGGCAAGACTAAGGTTCATCTACAAGGTTGCATGTTTTATGGACAGCCTGAGCCCCCTGCTCCTTGTACTTGCCCTCTTAGACAAGCTTGGGGCAGCCTTGATGCTCTTATTGGGAGGCTTCGAGCAGCCTATGAAGAGAACGGAGGCACACCAGAGACGAACCCTTTTGCTAATGCTTCTATTCGGGTTTACCTTAGAGAAGTAAGGGACTATCAAGCAAAGGCAAGAGGGATCCCacacaagaagaaaaagaagcagcAGATTTCAAGCAAAGGGAATGATGAATCCAGCTCTGCGATGCAGTTTTCTTAA
- the LOC133682966 gene encoding phosphoenolpyruvate carboxylase 3-like, with product MRATPEMEYGWMKIGSRPSTRKPSGGIETLRAEQSGQKRANSRQSNEKDRLARLFLIDNLLVEMAFAMGDPGFAALYDKTLIAEHEDLLEGDPYSKQRLRLREVSQPLMFAKPPL from the exons ATGCGGGCAACACCAGAGATGGAGTATGGTTGGATGAAAATTGGCAGTCGACCATCAACACGGAAGCCAAGTGGCGGCATTGAGACACTCCGAGCAGAGCAATCCGGTCAGAAAAGGGCAAACAGCCGTCAAAGTAACGAGAAAGACCGCCTTGCCCGATTATTCCTC ATTGACAATTTACTTGTGGAGATGGCATTTGCCATGGGAGATCCAGGGTTTGCTGCTTTGTATGACAAGACCCTG ATTGCCGAGCATGAGGACCTTCTCGAAGGAGACCCATACTCGAAGCAGAGGCTTCGTCTTCGTGAAGTATCACAACCCTTAATGTTCGCCAAGCCTCCACTTTAA
- the LOC133682564 gene encoding protein CONSERVED ONLY IN THE GREEN LINEAGE 160, chloroplastic, translating to MAMAMTIVSYVSANSTTTPLSQDSSSSSSSTPSPRQTKVILPKKKPLKWSTGIAPGEYGGPPTTTKLRKYWGGEGEDPLTSDDFIWNKDFMPRMKRLLHNDPVDPFLQTSPAMEESSGFLSLNRVMTLDSVEVDLSKELAQRPKPVIEQPVEATTKVRSGSSPKWRMAPTRREQDKWDKATKASTSGSDVMFRELRRPQGDPEVLAAQSREQYFKLKKNLQILTLGIGSVGLVSTYVSYSPEIAASFGAGFIGSLVYIRMLGNSVDSLADGAKGLVKGAAAQPRLLVPVLLVMIYNRWNGILVPDYGFMHLELIPMLVGFFSYKIATFVQAIDEALAPLVRKT from the exons ATGGCAATGGCAATGACAATTGTAAGCTACGTATCAGCAAACTCAACGACAACGCCCCTCTCTCAAGATTCCTCGTCCTCTTCTTCCTCAACTCCTTCACCAAGACAAACCAAAGTGATACTTCCCAAAAAGAAGCCATTAAAATGGTCGACAGGGATTGCTCCTGGGGAGTATGGTGGTCCACCTACTACCACAAAGCTCCGCAAGTACTGGGGAGGCGAAGGTGAAGACCCTTTAACCTCTGATGATTTTATTTGGAACAAAGACTTCATGCCTCGCATGAAAAGACTTCTTCATAATGATCCTGTAGACCCTTTTCTTCAGACCTCTCCTGCTATG GAAGAGTCCTCTGGATTTCTGAGTTTAAATAGAGTCATGACTCTGGATAG TGTGGAAGTCGATTTGAGTAAAGAGCTCGCACAACGTCCAAAGCCCGTGATAGAACAGCCAGTCGAGGCTACAACTAAA GTCCGCAGTGGTTCGTCACCAAAATGGAGGATGGCACCGACACGCCGTGAGCAGGACAAGTGGGATAAAGCGACAAAGGCTTCAACCAGCGGCAGT GATGTGATGTTTCGGGAATTGAGGCGGCCTCAAGGGGATCCGGAAGTGTTGGCTGCTCAATCAAGGGAACAGTATTTTAAG TTGAAGAAGAACTTACAGATTCTGACATTGGGTATAGGCAGTGTTGGTTTAGTCTCAACTTATGTCTCTTATTCACCTGAAATCGCTGCTAG CTTTGGTGCTGGGTTTATTGGATCTTTGGTGTATATTCGTATGCTTGGGAATAGTGTGGATTCCTTGGCTGATGGAGCAAAGGGACTTGTCAA GGGAGCAGCTGCACAGCCGAGGTTGCTCGTTCCTGTTTTATTGGTCATGATCTATAATCGGTGGAATGG GATTCTTGTTCCAGATTATGGATTTATGCACTTAGAATTGATACCGATGTTGGTGGGATTTTTCTCCTATAAGATTGCTACCTTCGTTCAAGCTATTGATGAAGCCCTTGCTCCACTAGTGAGAAAGACATGA